The region CTGAgtctattaaataataaaattatttcagtgAGTTATAGTGTAAAAAAAGGtaagaacataaaaaacttaaatttaataaaaaaatataaatttatatgattcGATAAATTGCATACTTAACAGACCAAGATGATGAtttacaaaatcaataaaagtaataaaaaaaaacagagcttaattaacattaatttgtttgacgaaaaaaaaaacccttttagcAGTTAGATactaagtaataaaaaaattgtttcttaccttttttttccattcttttttaattatacatttttatatatatagattatacGCAAATCTCTAATGTTTCTCTACAAGAAATGTggaattgaagttttttaagcATGCAATTTACCGAAttatgtaaatttatatatatttttattgaatttaattttttatgttcttatattttctttatttttgtcattcttttttaattacgttgtataaaaatattataattcacGGTTCTATACAAGAAATGTGGAATTGGGGTTTTTTGAACGAGGATGTCAATATGAAAtactataataattaaaatgaaactaTTTAAATGTGGCTAcagaaaaatagataatttttgGAGGCgcagttggattttttttttgttaattaatattttcaatttaatttgcatgttttaactttttaagCTGTTAAACGCGTGGTGTGGGAcgaattaataaaattacactTTAGTCCCACACACACCTATGGTTTCAATTGGATCCTCAAATTGAAAAGTAAGCACTGTTTttctgaaattattattattttttaatattgctaTATCTGGCATACATTTCTATTAAGaaatagcattaaaaaaaaaaactgctcagaattaatgataaaacatgttccattatttatttatttatttatttttaaaaaagatgaaatacgCTCATATGTAAGTATATGtgcttaaaatataataaacatgCGATCTCAATATTTGCATTTCAACTGTTCTAGAGATGCTTTCAGATACAGTATTTATTGATACTGCCATATTTTCATGCCACAGTCTTGTTCTTGGAACATAGCTTTAGATCTTGCCAGATGAGCTAAAAATGCTATAGAAATGTGCTCCAACTGCCATAATTATTGAAACTGCCACAAAAATATTCACTATCAGTTGATTCTCATCATTCTTCATGTCCTCGTCCTTGTTAGCAGAAGCTCTTGCATTCTCTGCATCCTTAGAAATATCCTTGTTAGACTTCTCTTTATCATCACCAGCAGCTGTCTcattcttctcctcctcctcctcctccttcaggAAAACACTCTCAGCTGTCTTTGGCTCCTCACTTTTCCCATCCTTTTCCTCTTCCTTTACCAATGGCTTTTCAACAACTTTCTCAGCTATCTTTGGTTCCTCActtttctcctcttctttcgAAGGCTTTTCAGCAACTTTATCGGGCTTTTCCTCTTCAACAAGCTTCCCGTTTgcttcattcttttctttcttttcggTGACAATTTGATGAGCCTTTTCACCATCTACCCCTGCACTCttctcctctattttttttgtggtaTTAACCAATAAATCAGCTTTTTGAGGAGCTTCATATTGACCCTTTTGAGATACCTCTTCGCTGGCTGCCTTTTGGGGGCTTAGAGCTTTAACATCTTTCCCTTCTGTTTCTTTGGCAAAGGTGGTTGAGGTTCTCCCTGAAGGAGTCTCTTCTCCATTCTTCTCAGGCTTTGGTTTTCCTGTGGAGTCTTGAAGCCCAGGATCCTCTTGGCTAGCTGTGGCCTCCAATTTTCCAGTATCAGTACTTTTTACAGCAGGAATGTTTTTCGGAATCCTGATGGTTAGGATCCCACCAGCAAACTCCAATTTCATTTGGCTCAGGTCACAATTTTTGGGAACGGTGTGAGCTGTATTAAAGCGACTGCGCATGTTATTTGCTAGTATACGCTCTCCATAAACTCTGATATTACCTTGCAGTTCGTCTGCCGCAACACTTACTTGCTCTTTCAAGAAACCTGCATAA is a window of Populus nigra chromosome 10, ddPopNigr1.1, whole genome shotgun sequence DNA encoding:
- the LOC133704934 gene encoding inactive protein RESTRICTED TEV MOVEMENT 2-like; this translates as MMNQRDGYTGFRPRRYNLRSTSQSLPTSFQPNTERKEDDAALVLLVYLPGFLKEQVSVAADELQGNIRVYGERILANNMRSRFNTAHTVPKNCDLSQMKLEFAGGILTIRIPKNIPAVKSTDTGKLEATASQEDPGLQDSTGKPKPEKNGEETPSGRTSTTFAKETEGKDVKALSPQKAASEEVSQKGQYEAPQKADLLVNTTKKIEEKSAGVDGEKAHQIVTEKKEKNEANGKLVEEEKPDKVAEKPSKEEEKSEEPKIAEKVVEKPLVKEEEKDGKSEEPKTAESVFLKEEEEEEKNETAAGDDKEKSNKDISKDAENARASANKDEDMKNDENQLIVNIFVAVSIIMAVGAHFYSIFSSSGKI